A section of the Stenotrophomonas sp. 364 genome encodes:
- a CDS encoding methyl-accepting chemotaxis protein produces the protein MNLISRWNQYFSNLSVRRKLNLLTALIAVGVIALAVIAARMQYLDLTDTRKDSLKIQVELTYGILDHYHRLAETGELTEPAAKAAALEALERMRADSDAYYYSVYDTQYRVLMHPFRKDLIGKDMQAFRSEDGVQLFHDLVQVARQGGGVVSYKWAKAGAEGLYDKSSYAGLYAPWQWVISSGVYMEDVQQQALVFTAIMTASGGAVVLIVLALSWLIGNRITLPLRQATQVAESIAAGKLDSRIGTQAHDEPGRLLESMARMQQQLHAVISGQREMANRHDAGQTSYRMDESAFPGEYGLMVHETNTLVGAHVQTMQSVLQVVQRYAVGDLSAEIARYPGEKAAITDTVDAVKQNLASINAEIKRLGAAAAAGDFSQRGDIASFDHDFRLMIANLNAMMQVSDDNLGKLSQLLSGIAEGDLTVRMHGDFQGVFASMRDDANATVAQLTQIVGQIQAAAGSINQAAGEIASGNSDLSRRTEQQAANLEETAASMEELTSTVRQNAEHARQANQLAIGAHGVASQGGEVVGQVVTTMSAIEASSRRIAEIISVIDGIAFQTNILALNAAVEAARAGEQGRGFAVVASEVRTLAQRSAGAAKEIKGLIDDSVASVADGSALVRKAGTTMGEIVASVQRVTDIMAEISAASQEQSAGIDQVNQTVVQMDETTQQNAALVEEATAAARAMEEQAGQLSDAVAIFRLDNHVAAAVSAVTARVVVPGPARPAARPAAPGPVRAAPAPRAPRTTPDDGNWQEF, from the coding sequence ATGAATCTGATCAGCCGCTGGAACCAGTATTTCTCCAACCTGTCCGTCAGGCGCAAGCTCAACCTGCTCACCGCGCTCATCGCCGTGGGCGTCATCGCCCTGGCCGTGATCGCTGCGCGCATGCAGTACCTGGACCTCACCGATACCCGCAAGGACAGCCTGAAGATCCAGGTCGAACTGACCTACGGCATCCTGGACCACTACCACCGCCTGGCCGAGACCGGCGAGCTGACCGAACCGGCCGCCAAGGCCGCCGCGCTGGAAGCGCTCGAGCGCATGCGCGCCGACAGCGACGCCTACTACTACAGCGTCTACGACACCCAGTATCGCGTGCTGATGCATCCGTTCCGCAAGGACCTGATCGGCAAGGACATGCAGGCGTTCCGTTCCGAGGACGGCGTGCAGCTGTTCCACGACCTGGTGCAGGTGGCGCGCCAGGGTGGCGGCGTGGTGTCCTACAAGTGGGCCAAGGCGGGCGCCGAAGGCCTGTACGACAAGTCGTCCTATGCCGGCCTGTACGCGCCTTGGCAGTGGGTCATCAGCAGCGGCGTGTACATGGAAGACGTACAGCAGCAGGCGCTGGTGTTCACCGCCATCATGACCGCCAGCGGCGGCGCCGTGGTGCTGATCGTGCTGGCGCTCAGCTGGCTGATCGGCAACCGCATCACCCTGCCGCTGCGCCAGGCCACCCAGGTGGCCGAGAGCATCGCCGCCGGCAAGCTCGACAGCCGCATCGGTACCCAGGCCCACGACGAACCCGGCCGCCTGCTGGAAAGCATGGCGCGCATGCAGCAGCAGCTGCACGCGGTGATCAGCGGCCAGCGCGAGATGGCCAACCGCCACGACGCCGGCCAGACCAGCTACCGCATGGACGAAAGCGCCTTCCCCGGCGAGTACGGGCTGATGGTGCACGAAACCAACACCCTGGTCGGCGCGCACGTGCAGACCATGCAGAGCGTCCTGCAGGTGGTGCAGCGCTACGCGGTGGGCGACCTGTCCGCCGAGATCGCGCGCTACCCCGGCGAGAAGGCCGCCATCACCGACACCGTCGATGCGGTCAAGCAGAACCTGGCCAGCATCAATGCCGAGATCAAGCGCCTGGGCGCGGCTGCGGCGGCCGGTGATTTCAGCCAGCGCGGCGACATCGCCAGCTTCGACCACGACTTCCGCCTGATGATCGCCAACCTCAACGCGATGATGCAGGTCAGCGATGACAACCTGGGCAAGCTCTCGCAGCTGCTCTCGGGCATCGCCGAGGGCGACCTCACGGTGCGCATGCACGGCGACTTCCAGGGCGTGTTCGCCAGCATGCGCGACGATGCCAACGCCACCGTCGCCCAGCTGACCCAGATCGTGGGCCAGATCCAGGCTGCGGCGGGCAGCATCAACCAGGCGGCCGGCGAGATCGCCAGCGGCAACAGCGACCTGTCACGCCGCACCGAACAGCAGGCCGCCAACCTCGAAGAAACCGCCGCCTCGATGGAGGAACTGACCTCCACCGTCCGCCAGAACGCCGAGCATGCCCGCCAGGCCAACCAGCTGGCCATCGGCGCGCACGGCGTGGCCAGCCAGGGCGGCGAGGTCGTCGGCCAGGTGGTCACCACCATGAGCGCGATCGAAGCCAGCTCCAGGCGCATCGCCGAGATCATCTCGGTCATCGACGGCATCGCCTTCCAGACCAACATCCTGGCACTGAACGCAGCGGTCGAAGCCGCGCGTGCCGGCGAACAGGGCCGCGGCTTTGCCGTGGTCGCCTCCGAAGTGCGCACCCTGGCCCAGCGTTCGGCCGGTGCGGCAAAGGAGATCAAGGGCCTGATCGACGACTCGGTGGCCAGCGTGGCCGACGGCTCGGCGCTGGTGCGCAAGGCCGGCACCACCATGGGCGAAATCGTCGCCTCGGTACAGCGCGTGACCGACATCATGGCCGAGATCTCCGCCGCCTCGCAGGAACAGTCGGCCGGCATCGACCAGGTCAACCAGACCGTGGTGCAGATGGACGAAACCACCCAGCAGAACGCCGCGCTGGTGGAAGAAGCCACCGCCGCCGCGCGTGCGATGGAAGAACAGGCCGGCCAGCTGTCCGATGCCGTGGCCATCTTCCGCCTGGACAACCACGTGGCCGCCGCCGTCAGCGCGGTCACCGCGCGCGTGGTGGTGCCCGGCCCGGCCCGGCCTGCCGCCCGCCCGGCCGCACCCGGTCCGGTACGTGCCGCGCCCGCCCCGCGCGCGCCGCGCACCACGCCCGACGACGGCAACTGGCAAGAGTTCTGA
- a CDS encoding methyl-accepting chemotaxis protein: MPWINNLKLMPKLMLTFGVLLLVMLLQGIVAYRGLYSLNNVTTELAGHRMESIRTAGEIRGMVGEYRNSAYQGLIRASDDVKADAKKRAAELRGKIDLSIKKYPELIDNPQQKKLFDTFAKDWKDSLASYDAVTEMLELDLPDDAVDTFVGETRTKHLKASSALEALIAEDNRLARASREEAESTYAASATLTVIALLGGAALGLVLVYLFARSLVGSMRGAVSVANDVAGGKLDGHIDVTRKDEVGDLMQAMQRMQRDLRERTETDQAVARENLRIRTALDYSSTGVYLTDNQLNIVYANRALEQSLSQYQDELRKHLPDFDAGTSLVGRPLTVLEHRGEMDANLLNNLKANGVARRAMQFGDAQFAQVVSTIRNEEGESVGHVVEWRDRTPEALVEAEVARVIAQAAAGDLSGRIRADGKEGFFLQLAQQINGLLDANAASIEQISGLLTALSQGDLTVRMHGDFQGVFATMRDDANATAEQLSGIVTKIKHSSQAISSAASEIATGNSDLSRRTEQQAANLEETAASMEELTSTVRQNAEHARQANQLAIGAHSVASQGGEVVGQVVTTMSAIQTSSKKIAEIISVIDGIAFQTNILALNAAVEAARAGEQGRGFAVVASEVRTLAQRSAGAAKEIKGLIDDSVGKVNDGSALVHKAGATMGEIVASVQRVTDIMAEISAASQEQSAGIEQVNQTVVQMDETTQQNAALVEEATAAARSMEEQAGHLSDAVSIFKLDAHDVVLPPAAVAAPAPRAARPAAAAPTPVRRAAARPVATELADGDWQEF, encoded by the coding sequence ATGCCCTGGATCAACAACCTCAAACTGATGCCGAAGTTGATGCTGACTTTCGGTGTCCTCCTGCTGGTGATGCTGCTGCAGGGCATCGTGGCGTATCGCGGGCTGTACTCGCTCAACAACGTCACCACCGAACTGGCCGGCCACCGGATGGAAAGCATCCGCACCGCCGGTGAAATCCGCGGCATGGTTGGCGAATATCGCAACTCGGCCTACCAGGGCCTGATCCGCGCCAGCGACGACGTCAAGGCTGACGCCAAGAAGCGCGCCGCCGAACTGCGCGGCAAGATCGACCTGTCCATCAAGAAATACCCCGAATTGATCGACAATCCCCAGCAGAAGAAGCTGTTCGACACCTTCGCCAAGGATTGGAAAGACTCGCTGGCCTCCTACGATGCCGTCACCGAGATGCTGGAACTGGATCTCCCCGATGACGCCGTGGATACTTTCGTCGGCGAAACCCGCACCAAGCACCTGAAGGCCTCCTCGGCGCTCGAAGCGCTGATCGCCGAAGACAACCGCCTGGCCCGCGCTTCGCGCGAGGAAGCCGAATCGACCTATGCCGCCTCGGCCACCCTGACCGTCATCGCCCTGCTCGGCGGTGCCGCGCTCGGCCTGGTGCTGGTATACCTGTTCGCCCGTTCGCTGGTGGGCAGCATGCGCGGCGCCGTGTCGGTCGCCAACGACGTGGCCGGCGGCAAGCTTGACGGCCATATCGACGTCACCCGCAAGGATGAAGTCGGCGACCTGATGCAGGCCATGCAGCGCATGCAGCGCGACCTGCGCGAGCGCACCGAGACCGACCAGGCCGTTGCCCGCGAGAACCTGCGCATCCGCACCGCGCTGGATTACAGCTCCACCGGCGTATACCTGACCGACAACCAGCTCAACATCGTCTACGCCAACCGCGCACTCGAGCAGAGCCTGTCCCAGTACCAGGATGAGCTGCGCAAGCACCTGCCCGATTTCGATGCCGGCACCTCGCTGGTCGGCCGTCCGCTGACCGTGCTGGAGCATCGCGGCGAGATGGATGCCAACCTGCTGAACAACCTCAAGGCGAACGGCGTGGCCCGTCGCGCCATGCAGTTCGGCGATGCGCAGTTCGCCCAGGTGGTCTCCACCATCCGCAACGAAGAAGGCGAGAGCGTCGGCCACGTGGTCGAGTGGCGCGACCGTACGCCGGAAGCGCTGGTCGAGGCCGAAGTGGCGCGCGTGATTGCCCAGGCCGCCGCCGGCGACCTGTCCGGCCGCATCCGCGCCGACGGCAAGGAAGGCTTCTTCCTGCAGCTGGCCCAGCAGATCAACGGCCTGCTGGACGCCAACGCGGCCAGCATCGAGCAGATCTCCGGCCTGCTCACCGCGCTGTCGCAGGGCGATCTCACGGTGCGCATGCACGGTGATTTCCAGGGCGTGTTCGCCACCATGCGCGACGACGCCAATGCCACCGCCGAACAGCTCAGCGGCATCGTCACCAAGATCAAGCACTCCAGCCAGGCCATCAGCTCGGCGGCCAGCGAGATCGCCACCGGCAACAGCGACCTGTCGCGCCGTACCGAACAGCAGGCCGCCAACCTGGAAGAAACCGCCGCCTCGATGGAGGAACTGACCTCCACCGTGCGCCAGAACGCCGAGCATGCCCGCCAGGCCAACCAACTGGCCATCGGCGCGCACAGCGTCGCCAGCCAGGGCGGTGAAGTGGTCGGCCAGGTGGTCACCACCATGAGCGCGATCCAGACCTCGTCCAAGAAGATCGCCGAGATCATCTCGGTCATCGACGGCATCGCCTTCCAGACCAACATCCTGGCGCTGAACGCGGCGGTGGAAGCCGCACGTGCCGGCGAACAGGGCCGCGGGTTTGCCGTGGTTGCCTCCGAGGTACGTACCCTGGCCCAGCGTTCGGCCGGTGCGGCCAAGGAGATCAAGGGCCTGATCGACGACTCGGTCGGCAAGGTCAACGACGGCTCGGCCCTGGTGCACAAGGCGGGCGCGACCATGGGCGAGATCGTCGCCTCGGTGCAGCGCGTGACCGACATCATGGCCGAGATCTCCGCGGCCTCGCAGGAACAGTCGGCCGGCATCGAGCAGGTCAACCAGACCGTGGTGCAGATGGACGAAACCACCCAGCAGAATGCCGCGCTGGTGGAAGAAGCCACTGCCGCCGCCCGTTCGATGGAAGAACAGGCCGGCCACCTCAGCGACGCGGTATCGATCTTCAAGCTCGACGCGCATGACGTGGTGCTGCCGCCGGCAGCCGTGGCGGCCCCGGCCCCGCGTGCCGCACGCCCGGCTGCCGCAGCGCCGACCCCGGTTCGCCGTGCAGCGGCCCGCCCGGTTGCCACCGAGCTGGCTGACGGCGACTGGCAGGAGTTCTAA
- a CDS encoding chemotaxis protein CheW, with protein sequence MNDSNPNAASSGGEYLSFTLGAEHYGVDILKVQEIRGYDSVTRVPDAPDYIKGVINLRGTIVPVIDLRLKLRLEKATYDAFTVMIVLNVEDRVVGIVVDSVSDVIPLNADQIRPTPEFGAAVDTRFISGIGTQDDRMLILLDIETLLDSADMGQPAHVEDAAA encoded by the coding sequence ATGAACGACAGCAACCCCAACGCCGCCAGCAGCGGTGGCGAGTACCTCAGCTTCACCCTCGGCGCCGAGCATTACGGCGTGGATATTCTCAAGGTCCAGGAAATCCGCGGTTACGACTCGGTCACCCGCGTGCCCGATGCCCCCGATTACATCAAGGGTGTGATCAACCTGCGCGGCACCATCGTCCCGGTCATCGACCTGCGCCTCAAGCTGCGCCTGGAAAAGGCCACGTATGATGCTTTCACCGTCATGATCGTGCTCAACGTCGAAGACCGCGTCGTCGGCATCGTCGTCGACAGCGTCTCCGACGTCATCCCGCTCAACGCCGACCAGATCCGCCCCACCCCCGAGTTCGGCGCCGCCGTCGATACCCGCTTCATCTCCGGCATCGGCACCCAGGACGATCGCATGCTGATCCTGCTGGACATCGAAACCCTGCTCGACAGCGCCGACATGGGCCAGCCGGCCCACGTTGAAGACGCCGCCGCCTGA
- a CDS encoding flagellar brake protein, producing MSEGSLEAHDDPHTAHDDGTDDRYLVRNPRQIRQLLQALIDQRSLINAHLGGRDQSFPTAILELDEDDDMLLLDGSPSEPANRAAEEAGHLLCFAQLDKVMVRFRLDHLERVGSTHHVAFRVAFPSELVHLQRRELYRLETPITDSPQLLFPINEDRTEALSLRVVDISGGGLAVTVPVDCNVFALQKRYEARLDVPEGGQLQIALIVCNQLAVKLPNGVEMKRVGMRFDTLPRGGDSAIQRYIFRIDRQRSARKNGES from the coding sequence ATGTCCGAAGGCAGCCTTGAGGCACACGACGATCCCCACACCGCGCACGACGATGGCACGGACGATCGTTACCTGGTCCGCAATCCCCGGCAGATCCGTCAATTGCTGCAGGCACTGATCGACCAGCGTTCGCTGATCAACGCCCACCTGGGCGGGCGGGACCAGTCGTTCCCGACGGCGATCCTGGAGCTGGACGAGGACGACGACATGCTGTTGCTCGACGGCAGTCCGTCCGAGCCGGCCAACCGGGCGGCGGAGGAAGCCGGGCACCTGCTGTGCTTCGCGCAGCTGGACAAGGTGATGGTACGGTTCCGGCTGGACCATCTGGAGCGCGTGGGCAGTACGCACCATGTGGCGTTCCGGGTGGCGTTTCCGAGCGAGTTGGTGCACCTGCAGCGTCGCGAGCTGTACCGTCTGGAGACGCCGATCACGGATTCGCCGCAGCTGCTTTTCCCGATCAACGAGGACCGCACCGAGGCGTTGAGTCTGCGGGTGGTGGACATCAGTGGCGGCGGTCTGGCGGTGACGGTGCCGGTGGACTGCAATGTGTTCGCGCTGCAGAAGCGGTACGAGGCGCGGCTGGACGTGCCGGAGGGCGGGCAGCTGCAGATTGCGTTGATCGTGTGCAATCAGTTGGCGGTAAAGCTGCCCAACGGGGTGGAGATGAAGCGCGTGGGGATGCGTTTCGACACGCTGCCACGCGGGGGCGACAGTGCGATCCAACGCTACATTTTCCGCATCGACCGCCAGCGCAGCGCCCGCAAGAATGGGGAGAGTTAG
- a CDS encoding methyl-accepting chemotaxis protein translates to MKWFHNLPIARKLAVGFTLTTLMTVVLGVFALVRLNGANAELGAMAENNIPTLQHLGEARAILGEFRTYELAQVSMLDQPDKVADYNKRMDDSAKQVRDELAAYAALPANDRERALYAKVAADTDAYFKANTDLRAAVAAGDAAGARDVSDNKSRPARRQLFEDLKALGVYSNSLMTDKLADANATHRTSVIAIICCMVLLSLVAAALAFVISRIITRPLGQAVHAIKSVARGDLSVTTRATSTDEAGQMLAATGEMTSMLRRYSEETRQMAAMHAGPDISHRMPTDFPGVYGELAVGTNTVVFDHLDAIKDAIAVLNQYAAGDLSPNARRLPGSRAILHESMDAAKASLLAINTQIQSLAQAAAAGDFSQRGDALRFDHDFRVMIEHLNTMMEVADGNLSQLSHLLQSIANGDLTARMQGQFHGVFASMRDDANTTVAQLTQIVGRIQHASSSISTAAGEIASGNNDLSRRTEQQAANLEETAASMEELTSTVRQNAEHARQANQLAIGAHGVASQGGDVVGRVVSTMHEIDASSRRIADIITVIDGIAFQTNILALNAAVEAARAGEQGRGFAVVASEVRTLAQRSASAAKEIKGLIDESVGKVAEGSALVNQAGETMGEIVASVQRVTDIMAEISAASQEQSAGIEQVNQTITQMDETTQQNAALVEEATAAARSMEEQAGHLTDAVALFKLDDQAASVASVSAATARAPAAAAPRARAAAAPVRRAAVREPVLANEGDWQEF, encoded by the coding sequence ATGAAGTGGTTCCACAATCTGCCCATCGCCCGCAAGCTGGCCGTGGGCTTTACCCTCACCACCCTGATGACCGTCGTGCTCGGTGTGTTCGCGCTGGTCCGCCTCAATGGCGCCAACGCCGAACTGGGCGCGATGGCCGAGAACAACATCCCCACGCTGCAGCACCTGGGCGAGGCACGCGCCATCCTGGGCGAGTTCCGCACCTACGAACTGGCGCAGGTGAGCATGCTGGACCAGCCCGACAAGGTGGCTGACTACAACAAGCGCATGGATGACTCGGCCAAGCAGGTTCGTGATGAACTGGCCGCCTATGCGGCACTGCCGGCCAATGACCGCGAACGTGCGCTGTATGCCAAGGTCGCCGCCGACACCGACGCGTATTTCAAGGCCAACACGGACCTGCGGGCCGCCGTTGCCGCCGGCGACGCAGCCGGTGCCCGCGACGTCTCCGACAACAAGTCGCGCCCGGCCCGCCGGCAGCTGTTCGAAGACCTCAAAGCACTGGGCGTCTACAGCAACAGCCTGATGACCGACAAGCTCGCCGATGCCAATGCCACTCACCGCACCAGCGTGATCGCGATCATCTGCTGCATGGTGCTGCTGTCGCTGGTGGCCGCCGCCTTGGCCTTCGTGATCTCGCGCATCATCACCCGCCCGCTGGGCCAGGCCGTGCATGCCATCAAGTCGGTGGCCCGTGGCGACCTGAGCGTCACCACGCGCGCCACCAGCACCGACGAGGCCGGGCAGATGCTGGCCGCCACCGGCGAAATGACCAGCATGCTGCGCCGCTATTCCGAGGAAACCCGGCAGATGGCCGCGATGCATGCCGGCCCGGATATTTCGCACCGCATGCCCACCGACTTCCCGGGCGTGTACGGTGAGCTGGCCGTGGGCACCAACACGGTGGTGTTCGACCACCTGGATGCCATCAAGGACGCCATCGCCGTGCTGAACCAGTACGCCGCCGGTGACCTGTCGCCCAACGCCCGCCGCCTGCCCGGCAGCCGCGCGATCCTGCACGAATCGATGGACGCCGCGAAGGCCAGCCTGCTGGCCATCAACACCCAGATCCAGTCGCTGGCCCAGGCTGCCGCGGCCGGTGACTTCAGCCAGCGCGGCGATGCGCTGCGCTTCGATCACGATTTCCGGGTGATGATCGAGCATCTCAACACCATGATGGAAGTGGCCGACGGCAACCTGTCGCAGCTGTCGCACCTGCTGCAGTCGATCGCCAACGGCGACCTGACCGCGCGCATGCAGGGTCAGTTCCACGGCGTGTTCGCCAGCATGCGCGACGACGCCAACACCACCGTGGCCCAGCTGACCCAGATCGTGGGCCGCATCCAGCACGCGTCGTCCAGCATCAGCACCGCCGCCGGCGAAATCGCCTCGGGCAACAACGACCTGTCGCGCCGTACCGAGCAGCAGGCCGCCAACCTGGAAGAAACCGCCGCGTCGATGGAGGAACTGACCTCCACCGTGCGCCAGAACGCCGAACACGCCCGCCAGGCCAACCAGCTGGCGATCGGCGCGCACGGCGTGGCCAGCCAGGGCGGCGATGTGGTCGGCCGCGTGGTCAGCACGATGCACGAGATCGACGCGTCCTCGCGCCGCATCGCTGACATCATCACCGTGATCGACGGCATCGCCTTCCAGACCAACATCCTGGCGCTGAATGCCGCCGTGGAAGCGGCACGTGCCGGCGAGCAGGGCCGCGGGTTTGCCGTGGTGGCCTCCGAGGTGCGCACCCTGGCCCAGCGCTCGGCCAGTGCGGCCAAGGAGATCAAGGGCCTGATCGACGAGTCGGTCGGCAAGGTGGCCGAGGGCTCGGCGCTGGTCAACCAGGCCGGCGAGACCATGGGCGAAATCGTGGCCTCGGTGCAACGCGTGACCGACATCATGGCCGAGATCTCCGCGGCCTCGCAGGAACAGTCGGCCGGCATCGAGCAGGTCAACCAGACCATCACGCAGATGGACGAAACGACCCAGCAGAACGCCGCGCTGGTGGAAGAAGCAACCGCCGCGGCCCGTTCGATGGAAGAGCAGGCCGGCCACCTCACCGACGCCGTGGCGCTGTTCAAGCTGGACGACCAGGCGGCGTCGGTGGCCAGCGTGTCGGCTGCCACCGCCCGTGCCCCGGCCGCTGCGGCACCGCGTGCGCGTGCGGCGGCAGCGCCGGTGCGCCGTGCTGCGGTGCGCGAGCCGGTGCTGGCCAATGAAGGCGACTGGCAGGAGTTCTAA
- a CDS encoding chemotaxis protein CheA has translation MSMDLQRFHATFFEESREGLDAMEAGLLALESGQQDPEIINSVFRAAHSIKGGAGTFGFDAIAALTHVLETLLDELRAGKRALEATAVDAMLSSVDVLRALLREAEHGQPADPQAVAAIKARLEAVLSGQVAAAAPVAAAKVDDTPEAWQIGFVPSPSLFMSGNDPLRIIRELEHLGSLQVAARLDRLPGFDQLDPLEAHLAWDLGLVGKVPRSKIEDTFAWVVDDCELDIRPAAPPSLATHAPAAPVAAPAPAPAAAAAPAAAAAPAAHEAETSIRVAVEKVDALINLVGELVITQAMLKQVSHALDPVHAEQLFAGLDLLERNTRDLQEAVIGVRMLPVDAVFRRFPRLVRDLSSRLGKHVRLRTIGEGTELDKGLIEKIADPLVHLVRNSIDHGLEMPDVRRDAGKDETGTITLAASHQGGHIVIEVSDDGRGLNRDKILSKALERGLSVPDNPTDAQVWDLIFQPGFSTADAVTDLSGRGVGMDVVRRNIQALGGEVQLESKAGNGTRVLIRLPLTLAILDGMTVAVAGETVILPLAYVLEALQPQPEDVRTMAGEGRVLRVRGEYLPILSLSEYYGFGGRTKDDSLVVVVEGDGQKIALEVDELVGQQQVVVKNIENNYRRISGVSGATILGDGRVSLIVDIGGLVRSLRMPQAA, from the coding sequence ATGAGCATGGATCTGCAACGTTTCCACGCCACGTTCTTTGAAGAAAGCCGCGAGGGGCTGGATGCAATGGAGGCTGGCCTGCTGGCGCTTGAATCGGGCCAGCAGGACCCGGAAATCATCAATTCGGTGTTCCGCGCCGCGCATTCCATCAAGGGCGGCGCCGGTACCTTCGGCTTCGACGCGATCGCCGCGTTGACCCACGTGCTGGAAACCCTGCTGGACGAACTGCGTGCCGGCAAGCGCGCCCTGGAAGCCACCGCGGTCGACGCCATGCTGTCCTCGGTGGACGTGCTGCGTGCCCTGCTGCGCGAAGCCGAACACGGCCAGCCCGCCGACCCCCAGGCCGTGGCCGCGATCAAGGCGCGCCTGGAAGCGGTGTTGTCCGGCCAGGTCGCAGCCGCCGCGCCGGTAGCCGCGGCCAAGGTGGATGACACCCCCGAAGCGTGGCAGATCGGCTTCGTGCCCTCGCCCTCGCTGTTCATGAGCGGCAACGACCCGCTGCGCATCATCCGCGAACTGGAACACCTGGGCTCGCTGCAGGTGGCCGCGCGGCTGGACCGCCTGCCCGGTTTCGACCAGCTCGACCCGCTTGAAGCCCACCTGGCGTGGGACCTCGGCCTGGTCGGCAAGGTGCCGCGCAGCAAGATCGAAGACACTTTCGCCTGGGTCGTGGACGACTGCGAACTGGACATCCGTCCGGCCGCACCGCCCAGCCTGGCCACCCACGCGCCAGCGGCCCCGGTGGCCGCCCCGGCACCGGCACCCGCAGCCGCAGCGGCACCCGCCGCAGCCGCTGCGCCGGCCGCACACGAAGCAGAAACCTCGATCCGCGTCGCCGTGGAAAAGGTCGATGCCCTGATCAACCTGGTCGGCGAACTGGTCATCACCCAGGCCATGCTCAAGCAGGTCTCGCACGCACTGGACCCGGTGCATGCCGAACAGCTGTTCGCCGGCCTGGACCTGCTTGAACGCAACACCCGCGACCTGCAGGAAGCGGTCATCGGCGTGCGCATGCTTCCGGTGGATGCGGTGTTCCGCCGCTTCCCGCGCCTGGTCCGCGACCTGTCCTCGCGCCTGGGCAAGCACGTGCGCCTGCGCACCATCGGCGAAGGCACCGAGTTGGACAAGGGCCTGATCGAGAAGATCGCCGATCCGCTCGTGCATCTGGTCCGCAACTCGATCGACCACGGCCTGGAAATGCCCGACGTCCGCCGCGACGCGGGCAAGGACGAGACCGGCACGATCACCCTGGCGGCCTCGCACCAGGGCGGCCACATCGTGATCGAAGTCAGCGACGACGGCCGCGGCCTGAACCGCGACAAGATCCTGTCCAAGGCCCTCGAGCGCGGCTTGAGCGTGCCCGACAACCCCACCGACGCGCAGGTCTGGGACCTGATCTTCCAGCCGGGCTTCTCCACCGCCGATGCCGTCACGGATCTTTCGGGCCGAGGCGTGGGCATGGACGTGGTCCGCCGCAACATCCAGGCGCTGGGCGGCGAAGTACAGCTGGAAAGCAAGGCCGGCAATGGCACCCGCGTGCTGATCCGGCTGCCGCTGACCCTGGCCATCCTCGACGGCATGACCGTGGCGGTGGCCGGTGAAACGGTGATCCTGCCGCTGGCCTACGTACTGGAGGCGCTGCAGCCGCAGCCCGAGGACGTACGCACCATGGCCGGCGAAGGGCGCGTGCTGCGCGTCCGTGGCGAGTACCTGCCGATCCTCTCGCTCAGCGAGTACTACGGGTTCGGCGGGCGCACCAAGGACGACTCGCTGGTGGTGGTGGTCGAAGGCGATGGCCAGAAGATCGCGCTGGAAGTGGACGAACTGGTCGGCCAGCAGCAGGTGGTGGTCAAGAACATCGAGAACAACTACCGCCGCATCAGTGGCGTCTCCGGTGCCACCATCCTGGGCGATGGCCGGGTGTCGCTGATCGTGGATATCGGTGGCCTGGTGCGGTCGTTGCGGATGCCACAGGCCGCTTAA
- a CDS encoding response regulator, which yields MSARILVVDDSASMRQMVSFALTSAGFSVEEAEDGAVALGRAKGQRFNAVVTDVNMPNMDGISLIRELRQLPDYKFIPMLMLTTESAADKKSEGKAAGATGWLVKPFNPEQLVATVQKVLG from the coding sequence ATGAGCGCACGAATCTTGGTGGTGGACGACTCGGCGTCGATGCGCCAGATGGTCTCTTTCGCCCTCACCTCGGCCGGCTTCTCGGTCGAAGAGGCCGAAGATGGTGCCGTCGCACTGGGCCGGGCCAAAGGCCAGCGCTTCAACGCGGTGGTGACCGACGTCAACATGCCCAACATGGACGGCATCTCGCTGATCCGCGAGCTGCGCCAGCTGCCGGACTACAAGTTCATCCCGATGTTGATGCTGACCACTGAATCGGCCGCCGACAAGAAGTCCGAAGGCAAGGCCGCCGGTGCCACCGGCTGGCTGGTCAAGCCGTTCAATCCCGAACAGCTGGTCGCCACCGTACAGAAAGTGCTGGGCTGA